Within the Saccharomonospora amisosensis genome, the region GATCGGCATCACCCCGCTGCTGCCGATGATCGCAAGGGCGCAGCGCGACGGTGCGGGGTGGCGATTGTGGTACGGCGGCCGGTCCCGCCGGTCGATGGCGTTCCTTGGCGAGCTGGACGGCCACGGCGAGCGGGTTCGGGTGTGGCCACAGGACGAGTGCGGCCTGCTGGACCTGCCCGCGATTCTCGGTGAGCTCGAGCCGGGGACGCTGGTGTACTGCTGCGGTCCGGTGGGCCTGCTCGACGCCGTGCAGGAACACTGTCGCGAGCTGCCACCGAAAACCCTGCACGTCGAGCGGTTCACCGCGAGCGAGCGGCAGGGCGGCGGCGGGGACGACCGGCCGTTCGAAGTGGAGTGCGCGGCCTCCGGGCTCACCGTCACCGTCCCGGCCGGTGTGTCCATTCTGGACTCCCTGGCGCGGGCGGGCGTCGAGGTGCCGTCCTCGTGCACCGAGGGCGTGTGCGCCACCTGCGAGACGGTGGTGCTGGACGGTGAGCCCGACCATCGCGACTCCGTGCTTTCG harbors:
- a CDS encoding PDR/VanB family oxidoreductase, producing the protein MIDVVPTVEVVVVSRHTEAEGVVSLELGSATGEPLPSWTPGAHLDLWLPTGLIRQYSLCGDCGDTDSDTWRVAVLAEPRSRGGSAWLHANATEGTRLKVVGPRNHFEPLPAREYVFIAGGIGITPLLPMIARAQRDGAGWRLWYGGRSRRSMAFLGELDGHGERVRVWPQDECGLLDLPAILGELEPGTLVYCCGPVGLLDAVQEHCRELPPKTLHVERFTASERQGGGGDDRPFEVECAASGLTVTVPAGVSILDSLARAGVEVPSSCTEGVCATCETVVLDGEPDHRDSVLSEEEREEGEVMMICVSRAKGDRLVLDV